GTTCGCCGAGCATCCCGAGAAGTTCGACCCCCGCGACTACCTCAAGCCGTCGCGCGACGCGATGGCCGCGGTGGTCAGGGACCGCATGATCGCCTTCGGGCAGGCCGGCTGGGGCGACAAGGTGCCGGCGACGACCCTCGACGAGATGAAGGCGCGCTACCGCTAGGGAGAGGCCCGGGATGCACGGATCGCTGGTCGACCGGCTGCGCGTCGAACTGGACGCGCTGCGGGAGCAGGGGCTCTTCAAAGAGGAGCGCGTGCTGCAGGGGCCGCAGGGTGCCGAGATCCTGGTCGGCGGCCGCCGCGTGCTGAATTTCTGCGCCAACAACTACCTGGGGCTGGCCTCGGACCCGCGCGTGGTCGAGGCCTCGCGCCGCGCGCTGGACCGCTGGGCCTACGGCCTCAGCTCGGTGCGTTTCATCTGCGGCACCACCGAGCTGCACCGCGAGCTGGAGCGGGAGCTGGCCGCCTTCCTCGGCCTGGAGGACTGCCTGCTCTACGCCGCCTGCTTCGACGCCAACGGCGGCGTGTTCGAGCCGCTGCTGGACGCCGACGCCGCGCTGATCACCGACCAGCTCAACCACGCCTCGATCATCGACGGGGTGCGCCTCTGCAAGGCCCGCCGCTCCATCTACCGCCACGCCGACATGGACGACCTCGCCCGCCGCCTCGAGGAGGCGGCCGACGCGCGCCTGCGCATGATCGTCACCGACGGCGTGTTCTCGATGGACGGCGACTACGCCCGCCTGCCGGAGATCTGCGACCTGGCCGAACGGCACGACGCGCTGGTCCTGGTCGACGAGAGCCACGCCACCGGCTTCACCGGCCCCACGGGCCGCGGCACCCACGAGAAGCTCGGCGTGATGGGCCGCGTCGACCTGATCACCACCACCCTGGGCAAGGCGCTCGGCGGCGGCCTGGGCGGCTGCACCGCCGGCCCCGCCGAAGTCGTCGCCTGGCTGCGGCAGAAGTCGCGCCCCTACCTGTTCAGCAACTCCCTGCCGCCGGTCGTCTGCGGCGCCACGCTCGAGGTGCTGCGGATCCTGCGCGAGGACCCGGCGCCGCTGCGGACCCTCGACGCCAACCAGCGCCGCCTGCGCGCGGGTCTGCG
The bacterium genome window above contains:
- the kbl gene encoding glycine C-acetyltransferase, producing MHGSLVDRLRVELDALREQGLFKEERVLQGPQGAEILVGGRRVLNFCANNYLGLASDPRVVEASRRALDRWAYGLSSVRFICGTTELHRELERELAAFLGLEDCLLYAACFDANGGVFEPLLDADAALITDQLNHASIIDGVRLCKARRSIYRHADMDDLARRLEEAADARLRMIVTDGVFSMDGDYARLPEICDLAERHDALVLVDESHATGFTGPTGRGTHEKLGVMGRVDLITTTLGKALGGGLGGCTAGPAEVVAWLRQKSRPYLFSNSLPPVVCGATLEVLRILREDPAPLRTLDANQRRLRAGLRELGFDVDPGEHPIVPVHFRRHGNDALMAQGVARDLLDEGIYCIGFGFPVVPKGQARIRLQASAAHTPDHVERCLEAFGKVGRRHGAI